A single genomic interval of Nostoc commune NIES-4072 harbors:
- a CDS encoding RNA-guided endonuclease InsQ/TnpB family protein produces the protein MYGCQQILITPNKDLKALLEYVCTEANSLINCGIYYSRQLYFKTGNLPNKADLHKQLGTIQKNKHYQALYSDTAQQILTSVAESFKSYIGLVKGIKKGTVTQKPKLPNYRTSGGLALATFTGRSLKLKDGMLRFPLGSLVNIWFGVDCFDLPMPTNLDFKSIREVRILPRNRCFYAEFVYKTDSKIVEFDKSKVLGIDHGIDNWLTCVSNIGTSFIVDGLHLKSFNQWYNKSVAKIKEGKPQGFWSNRLAVITEKRNRQMRDAVNKAARVVITHCVDNQIGSIVFGWNEGQKDGANMGKTNNQKFVQIPTARLKKRIEQLCEQYGIDFIETEESYTSKSSFIDNDLLPTFGAKPEGWKSSGIRITRGQFQTSTGIKINSDCHGAINIIRKVAAIFKFDLSGVGRGCLSQPKKVRLWTLQKSPCLQTGEA, from the coding sequence GTGTATGGATGTCAGCAGATTTTAATTACCCCAAACAAGGATTTAAAAGCCTTGCTTGAGTATGTTTGCACAGAAGCAAATAGCTTAATTAATTGCGGAATTTACTACAGTCGTCAGCTTTATTTCAAGACAGGTAACTTACCAAATAAAGCCGATTTACACAAGCAGCTAGGAACTATTCAAAAGAATAAGCATTATCAAGCTTTATATTCAGATACGGCGCAACAGATATTAACTAGCGTGGCTGAATCTTTCAAGTCTTACATTGGTTTAGTGAAGGGGATAAAGAAAGGCACAGTTACTCAAAAACCCAAACTACCTAATTACAGGACATCTGGGGGTTTAGCCTTAGCCACCTTTACAGGGCGCTCTCTTAAATTAAAAGACGGGATGCTCAGGTTTCCTCTAGGTAGCTTGGTAAATATCTGGTTTGGTGTTGATTGTTTTGATCTGCCCATGCCGACAAATTTAGACTTTAAAAGCATCAGAGAAGTTAGAATATTGCCAAGAAACAGATGCTTCTATGCGGAGTTTGTCTACAAAACAGACTCAAAGATTGTCGAGTTTGATAAATCTAAAGTATTGGGAATTGACCACGGAATAGATAACTGGTTAACCTGTGTGTCTAATATAGGAACGTCTTTTATAGTCGATGGGTTACATCTAAAATCTTTCAATCAATGGTACAACAAGTCAGTTGCCAAAATAAAGGAAGGAAAACCTCAAGGATTTTGGTCTAATAGACTTGCAGTCATTACAGAAAAACGTAATCGTCAGATGCGAGATGCTGTTAATAAAGCTGCAAGAGTTGTAATAACCCATTGTGTTGATAATCAAATTGGTTCGATTGTTTTCGGTTGGAATGAAGGACAAAAAGATGGTGCTAATATGGGTAAAACGAACAATCAAAAGTTTGTTCAAATCCCTACGGCTAGGCTGAAAAAACGTATTGAGCAGTTATGTGAACAATACGGGATTGATTTTATTGAAACTGAAGAGAGTTATACCTCCAAGAGTTCGTTTATCGACAATGATTTGCTACCTACATTCGGCGCAAAACCTGAAGGGTGGAAAAGCAGTGGTATTCGGATAACAAGAGGTCAGTTTCAAACCTCAACGGGAATCAAAATAAATTCAGACTGCCACGGGGCAATTAATATAATCAGAAAAGTAGCTGCGATATTTAAGTTTGACTTAAGTGGAGTAGGTAGAGGCTGTTTAAGTCAGCCTAAGAAAGTTCGATTGTGGACTCTTCAGAAATCCCCGTGTCTTCAGACCGGGGAAGCTTAA
- the tnpA gene encoding IS200/IS605 family transposase: MKAALEYRTGNHSKGNAVVHLVWIPKRRKRVLVGEIAKRLRQIINELALEKDWDVLALEVAPDHVHLFVEHQPDIAINQIVKAFKGRSSYMLRKEFPQLLKLPSLWTNSYFYSTTGQVSTDVIKRYIEDPHHN, from the coding sequence ATGAAAGCCGCCCTTGAGTATAGAACTGGTAATCATTCAAAAGGTAATGCAGTAGTTCATTTAGTCTGGATACCAAAACGAAGAAAAAGAGTTTTGGTTGGGGAGATAGCTAAACGCCTTAGACAAATCATTAATGAGCTAGCTTTAGAAAAAGACTGGGATGTTTTAGCGTTAGAAGTCGCCCCCGACCATGTACACTTATTTGTGGAGCATCAACCGGATATCGCTATTAATCAGATAGTAAAAGCCTTCAAGGGACGTTCATCCTATATGTTACGTAAAGAATTTCCACAATTATTAAAACTACCTAGCCTATGGACTAATAGTTATTTCTACTCCACTACCGGACAGGTTTCAACAGACGTAATTAAAAGGTATATCGAAGATCCACATCATAATTAA
- a CDS encoding WGxxGxxG family protein has protein sequence MKPFDLSKAVLATVFAISFASLSLPPSVSAQSGGSGSGSSGSAGSSAGSSSSGSSGTSGTSGTTGTGSGGTSGIGGTTGTSGTSGTTGTGSSGTSGIGGTTGTGSGGTSGIGGTTGTSGTSGTTGTGGTSGTTGTSGTSGTTGTDSSGMGGTTGTGSSGMGGTTGTGSSGTSGMGGTTGTGSSGMGGTTGTDSSGTSGIGGTTGTGSSDTSGTTGTGTGSNGTSGTTGSGTGTGTTGSDATGSGTTGSDATGTGTTGSGTTGSDATGTNRNAGVAASERTSDRGFDWGWLGLLGLAGLAGLARNREKVRAYNDPNEVTGTRSR, from the coding sequence ATGAAGCCTTTTGATTTATCTAAAGCTGTTTTGGCTACTGTCTTTGCCATCAGTTTCGCTTCTTTGTCCTTACCTCCTTCTGTTTCTGCTCAAAGCGGAGGCTCTGGTAGCGGAAGCTCTGGTAGCGCAGGCTCCAGTGCTGGCAGTAGTAGCTCAGGTAGTAGTGGTACAAGTGGTACAAGTGGCACTACAGGTACAGGTAGTGGTGGTACAAGTGGTATAGGTGGCACTACAGGTACAAGTGGCACAAGTGGCACTACAGGTACAGGTAGTAGTGGTACAAGTGGTATAGGTGGCACTACAGGTACAGGTAGTGGTGGTACAAGTGGTATAGGTGGCACTACAGGTACAAGTGGCACAAGTGGCACTACAGGTACAGGTGGCACAAGTGGCACTACAGGTACAAGTGGCACAAGTGGCACTACAGGTACAGATAGTAGTGGTATGGGTGGCACTACAGGTACAGGTAGTAGTGGTATGGGTGGCACTACAGGTACAGGTAGTAGTGGTACAAGTGGTATGGGTGGCACTACAGGTACAGGTAGTAGTGGTATGGGTGGCACTACAGGTACAGATAGTAGTGGTACAAGTGGTATAGGTGGCACTACAGGTACAGGTAGTAGTGATACAAGTGGCACTACAGGTACAGGTACAGGTAGTAATGGTACAAGTGGCACTACAGGTAGTGGTACAGGCACTGGCACTACAGGTAGTGATGCTACAGGTAGTGGGACAACAGGCAGTGATGCTACAGGTACTGGCACTACAGGTAGTGGGACAACAGGTAGTGATGCTACAGGTACTAATAGGAATGCAGGCGTTGCAGCTTCCGAAAGAACTAGCGATCGCGGTTTCGATTGGGGTTGGCTAGGTTTACTTGGTCTAGCCGGTTTAGCAGGTCTAGCTCGTAATCGTGAAAAAGTCCGGGCTTATAACGATCCTAATGAAGTAACAGGTACTCGTTCTAGATAG